From the genome of Rhinoderma darwinii isolate aRhiDar2 unplaced genomic scaffold, aRhiDar2.hap1 Scaffold_734, whole genome shotgun sequence:
tggctgtaacgtcatcccaggaggccggacttgaggaagaagcagggagttctgggtaaatatgaatgtctttttttttttttttttttttttacagctttatctatatttgatcggtagtttctgtcccgggtgctgagagttactgccgatcgtttaacgctttcagcaccctggacagtgactatttactgttgtcgcctagcaacgctcctgtaattacgggtgcacacacgtagtcacccgtaattacgggagccccatagactcctatgggctgcccgtgccgtaattacggcctgaaataggacatgttctataatttttcaacggcccggcaccttcccgtaagcatacggggaggtacacgtggccaatagaagtccatgggcccataaaaacgtgccgtaatttctCTATTCAAAAAAATGGATGTGTAATGGATGGTTCTTTATCACTGGTGtcaatgtaagggcctgttcacatcaccgttcgctttctgttccggggttccgtctgtggtttccatcgggtgaaccccgcaacggaaattgaaagtgaaaccacagcttccgtttcaaactccacaaacatccccaaaaaaaaatcacaactgaCACACAATTGCTACGTGTGGGGCCATTGCATTCACAGCCGTCTACAGAGATGAATTAATTTCAGTTCATTGGATATCAGTTCCTTGGTATTCTGCACATGGACACTGGACCAATGAGCTAACACCTTACCTCTCTCCCGTAGCGGACAGTCTCCCTCGACAGGCGCAatcttctctctccctctctctccctctctctctctccctctctctctctctccctctctctcctcccccctctctctctatctctccctctctctctcctcccaccctctctctctctctctcctccccccctctctctctccccccctctctctctcctcccctctctctcccccctctctctctctccctccccctctctctctctctctctccctctctctctctctctctctctcctcccccctctctctctctcctcccccctctctctctctctctctcctccccctctctctctctctctctcctccccctctctctctctctctcctctctctttctcctccccccctctctctctttctccccccccctctctctctttctctttctcctaTAGTCATTCAGTTATGTGTACAAATGAAAGGAATAGGTGCAGCCACGTGACCATGGGGATACTAAAATTAGCTGAAGAAATTTAGTGTTACTCAGTGGCCACTAAAATCTATGGGCCATCATGTAATACATGCTCATCCCCAGTATTTCACAGCGAGCTTCTCAGCTTTAGTCTTTGTAAACATCTGCGTTGGTGTTTCGGTTTTCAAAGCGTTCAGGATCCGTCACACCGCAAATACCAACatgcctgacagaccccattgacttacagtgAGTTCCGCCAAGGTGTCTTTTTTTGATAGGAGaatatagtgcagcatgctgcaccgtTTTCCCTGTCAAATTTTACGGAATCTGCGACAGCGGCCCTGAATGATGCCTCCGATGCAGATGTATCATAGGGAAGATATTGGTCATTGCTGATATACCTGTTATCTTTACAATATTTTGTATCCGTTTGTACAGCAGAGTATGGCACAGGACGGAGATGAGTGGGAACTCAGTAAGGAAAATGTTCAACCTCTTCGACATGGGAGGGATATGTCGACTCTGCAGGAGGTTCTCTCCCAGCAAGTCCATGCCAACCATAATGCCATCCTGCAAAGGAAACAGTGAGTAATTCACTAAACAGACAATAACTACTACATCAGGAGAGTCCAAGGAGGAGTCATTACCGTGTATACACCTGTATATTGTATCAGCATGTTACAAACCGTTCCTCCAGTTACTTCTCCACTGGCAATAAATATGTATGTTCTGGGGAGGGTAAAATAACatgagttaggctatgttcacacttcaaTAATTTATTTTCCTGTTCTCCGTGACAACCCGGATAGCATAGTAAACCGTAAAATCTGATGGACCCATCGTGAGTTAATTGGATCTATCCGGATCCTTTGCAAAACGGATTCATCATTTCCATCATCGTTCACATAAAATGTAAGCCATGATACTAGTGTCAAGTCCGaatttcagggtagcttccttctccctgttattccacaccgaataaccacctctgtaaattgaaagctgaaggcatgcctggaaagaagtaaaccagccaaagagatgttggtacacagctttcctcagataggacaggaagcgaactaactttattcagaacaaagaaacacaggaaaagacacatgctccctccctagggatgtgggagtgcccaagcccccaccggcttctcagctgcaagttcttctgtacactcttcttgcattccagggggcggtgtcttccataggtgtgtccgtcatgaacaaagaacttgttatatatatatcagtatattacacaaagaactgaaatgtatatacatatgtgtgaggataatatttttgcaaacaatatacatggtaatgatccctgacactagtGTGAACATACTCAAGTCCGCATGTGACTTACCCACGTGCTCTGAGTGACATGTAAGGCCTTGTAGTCCCACAACGGCTGTAGTGTCACCGGTTGGAGACCTCCGCCTTAGAGCTCCTGTAGAATCTCCGTACCGAAAGTCTGCAGCGTTTTACGCAAGATAAGTTGAAATGCTGCAAATTGAGAATCTGCGCCGCGGgtcaatttctgcagcatttatgcAACATGTGCGGGAGCTGTAAGTGCCTATTCACCAGAATGTTCCTCGGCCATGTGCTTAGGTGCCATGGGCTCCTCCGTTTAAAAATTTACTAACAAAACTAAAATGGTcacaaatgcaacaaaaaaaaaattgtttccatCTGAAGCCGTCTTACAACGAGATCCTCCACGTCTTTGTAGTATATGATTATATAGGGGGATCAGTGGATGAAGGATCTATAGTGACATGAAATAAGCGCCTAAAAAAGCTGAGATGTGTAACCAATATTTGTATTGCcaaaacatggagggataatgtTTTGGTTCTTTATTcatttagttctttttttttttaagggcctTTGAATTGGAACTTCACTTTTACACTGGAGATGATCCTTTGGATGTTTGGGACCGGTATGTCAATTGTTGATGGACTCTTCTATAACAGTAATGATATTTAGGTTGGCTAATAGTTTGTTGGTGCATTGTAAGTGAGCACAGGATAGATGGGGTGCTTGTATGGagagaagtttttattttgtttcatttcaattttacagaaaaaaaatcacctaaaagAAAGTTGTTTTCATTGACCGTCATATTGCACTTATTTGTATGAGGTCGAGTTACAAGAGTCATTACTAAGCATATGGGGATTATGGAagaaggataaaggagggggtttACAGCATGACTTGGTGGAGCAGCCATGGGGGATGAAATCCTGTAAAGCATAATCATTACATTGCTGTCCTTATTTGAGAATATTGTGGCCCCTCTGTGGGGACTGCTTTTTCTGTCAAGAATGTCATAATCTTTAAACCTTTGATTTGTGAATGGGTAGGACGGAGCTCCAGAaaagtgccattttttttatttttttttagaagacttCATAGATGAGTGACCTGGAAAAGGTTTTATGCATCTGTTTTATGCCGAGAAAGTGGAAACCATTACCCTAAACCCATGTGAGCAGGACTTCTCAAACTCCATCATATGATCCTTTTCTTAACTGCTGACTGGCTAAGAGGGATCATGTGATCACATAACCAGGAAGTTCTTGCTTTTCAGTCCCTCTTATTGGCACTTTGGGTGTTTAGTGGAGGTCATTGTGCCCACTAGTATAactctatcattttttttattttattcatagaGGTTTTCATTTTAAAGTGGTTGTACAGGATAAGGAAATCATGGCTGCTCAACATggcgctgagctgcagtaccacacacaacctgtgggcggCTCTAGCAgtgttttttggaagaaagccgccatgtttttaTGATCCTGTGCAATCCCTGTGCTAGCTATCGGATTGTTAAAAACCGTTCTCATACTTGAACTTATTCTATGTTGTAGGTATATAAAATGGGCAGAACAAGCATATCCCCAGGGAGGTAAAGAGAGCAACTTGTCTCCACTGCTAGAGAGAGCGGTCAGGATATTCCACCAAGAGCAGAAGTATTATGGAGATCTGCGCTATCTCAATATTTGCCTCAAGTTTGTAAGTTCAGCAAAATAATTTCTCATTTTCTTTGTAAGGCTATGTTGACACCATGTAATCCATTTAACGGCATATGTGCAATTGGATTAAATTACAGTGAATTAACATGGATGCACATCAATTTCCATCCCTTTTTAAGCATATCAGTTTTTCTTTGTTCTAtaaaaaagaccccccccccccacacacacacacacaccagcaaaGCAAAACCGAAAACAGATGCTGTTTCACGAATTCCtaatgtgtgaatatagcctaatagaATACAGACaccttttatgtaaaaaaaaatatattatatttttacaggttagtggttacctggagttaaataaaaataaaaataaaaagttgcaagCTGTAATCCTCAATCCTTCATTCACTTTCACACCCCtgatattcacttttttttttttttttcatgtccctCCCAGGATTACATGCTGGATGTTGAGGTCTGATTCCAGGATGCTGCAGCATTCACtatctcatgtatcagcacaggtTCATTTCTGTACTGCTTTCTCTTTCTACAGCTCATGAGGGATCTCTTCTCCCTTGTGCTGACCAGCACTGATGCTGAGGAGGTTGATTTTCCCCCTACCTTCCCCAGCAGACTCTGCCGTGGGTTCTTTTATATACTGATTTACAGCCTGTGTGCTTCACTCCCTGCAGACTGCCATGTGTGCTCTTTATTTTCACCCTATACGaacagcctgtgtgatctgcccttcCTGGATACTTTCCTCACTCTCTACACTCTGATCTGCCATGTAcaaccttcttctcctcctcctccctactGTTATATCTAACACTAAGAAAAGTGAGGGTGTAGAGCAAAGAA
Proteins encoded in this window:
- the LOC142729742 gene encoding mitotic checkpoint serine/threonine-protein kinase BUB1 beta-like isoform X1, giving the protein MLLCFLYNHVQSMAQDGDEWELSKENVQPLRHGRDMSTLQEVLSQQVHANHNAILQRKQAFELELHFYTGDDPLDVWDRYIKWAEQAYPQGGKESNLSPLLERAVRIFHQEQKYYGDLRYLNICLKFVSSAK
- the LOC142729742 gene encoding mitotic checkpoint serine/threonine-protein kinase BUB1 beta-like isoform X2, giving the protein MAQDGDEWELSKENVQPLRHGRDMSTLQEVLSQQVHANHNAILQRKQAFELELHFYTGDDPLDVWDRYIKWAEQAYPQGGKESNLSPLLERAVRIFHQEQKYYGDLRYLNICLKFVSSAK